One segment of Etheostoma cragini isolate CJK2018 chromosome 23, CSU_Ecrag_1.0, whole genome shotgun sequence DNA contains the following:
- the si:ch211-214j24.10 gene encoding uncharacterized protein si:ch211-214j24.10, which translates to MHIKTGTWEASNTVCESDTLCDPAVLVAATNSEPHIRNRRLSPGSGNCGGGGGGSCISGSDQQPRQLSPEGDLIVPGHTHTFSYRRDRDRKGHQHKGRSLRRESQKAASRASERPQKVHQKDRWVEDSLSLLKPPPAFPVQDSPAKLQPAVSYASKVKAGAASGGLEEERPAIGVLLQNQWGLSFISEARPVTEGPGPRPAANALPPQPTDAQQAAELQFESVVTLQPPGETPTAASVTPAARPEGDESNGKLLLSCRHLVEALNYHSREWNAICNKQKKVPKKVVWYKEAQEHPA; encoded by the exons ATGCATATCAAGACAG GTACATGGGAAGCTAGCAACACCGTGTGTGAGTCCGATACCCTGTGTGATCCAGCCGTCCTCGTTGCAGCCACCAACTCAGAGCCACACATTCGCAACCGTCGCCTGTCTCCTGGCTCGGGTAACTGCGGAGGTGGTGGGGGTGGAAGCTGCATCTCTGGCAGTGACCAACAGCCCCGGCAGCTTTCACCTGAAGGCGACCTGATCGTCCCCGGCCACACGCACACCTTCAGCTACCGCAGGGACCGAGACCGCAAGGGCCACCAGCACAAAGGCCGCAGCCTTCGCAGGGAAAGTCAGAAGGCGGCCAGCCGAGCCAGCGAGCGGCCACAGAAGGTTCACCAAAAGGACAGGTGGGTGGAGGACAGTCTGTCGCTGCTCAAGCCCCCGCCTGCCTTCCCCGTGCAGGACAGCCCCGCCAAGCTGCAGCCGGCCGTCAGCTACGCCTCCAAGGTGAAGGCGGGAGCAGCAAGCGGAGGGCTGGAGGAGGAGCGCCCTGCCATCGGTGTGCTGCTACAGAACCAGTGGGGTCTCAGTTTCATCAGCGAGGCGAGGCCCGTCACAGAGGGCCCCGGCCCTCGCCCCGCTGCCAACGCCCTCCCTCCTCAGCCTACAGATGCTCAACAGGCAGCAGAGCTACAGTTTGAGTCAGTTGTCACGCTCCAGCCTCCAGGAGAAACGCCTACCGCTGCCTCCGTCACCCCTGCCGCACGCCCAGAGGGGGACGAGAGCAACGGGAAACTGCTGCTTAGTTGTCGGCATCTAGTGGAGGCTTTGAACTATCACAGTAGAG AGTGGAATGCCATCtgtaacaaacagaaaaaag TTCCCAAAAAGGTTGTCTGGTACAAGGAAGCCCAGGAGCACCCAGCCTAG